Proteins encoded within one genomic window of Halorussus salilacus:
- a CDS encoding aldo/keto reductase, with protein MPMLGLGTYGMDDYDECVEAVTTAIEMGYRHVDTAEGYDNEDAVGDAIAEADVEREDLFVATKVSPDNLDYDHVLTSAEESLERLGLDYLDLLYVHWPTGEYEPLDTLQAFAELREEGVIEEIGVSNFEPEQLAEAVEVSEEPVFANQVEMHPLLRQTELQSVCAQEEVDVELVAYSPIARGDVDDVAELQDIAEAHDATPAQVSLAWLREKGVTAIPKAASRDHLRENWLSLAVELDDEDVETIDAIDDEERIVDPDRAPWNQ; from the coding sequence ATGCCGATGCTCGGCCTCGGCACCTACGGGATGGACGACTACGACGAGTGCGTCGAGGCGGTCACGACCGCCATCGAGATGGGGTATCGCCACGTCGACACCGCGGAGGGCTACGACAACGAGGACGCCGTGGGCGACGCCATCGCCGAGGCCGACGTCGAGCGCGAGGACCTGTTCGTCGCGACCAAGGTCAGCCCGGACAACCTCGATTACGACCACGTACTGACGAGCGCCGAGGAGAGCCTCGAACGCCTCGGACTCGACTATCTCGACCTGCTGTACGTCCACTGGCCGACCGGCGAGTACGAACCCCTCGACACCCTGCAGGCGTTCGCGGAGCTGCGCGAGGAGGGCGTCATCGAGGAGATCGGCGTGAGCAACTTCGAGCCCGAGCAACTGGCGGAGGCCGTCGAGGTCTCCGAGGAGCCGGTCTTCGCGAATCAGGTCGAGATGCATCCCCTGCTCCGGCAGACCGAACTCCAGTCGGTCTGCGCGCAGGAGGAGGTGGACGTGGAGCTCGTTGCCTACTCGCCCATCGCCCGCGGCGACGTGGACGACGTGGCGGAGTTGCAGGACATCGCCGAGGCCCACGACGCCACGCCCGCACAGGTGAGTCTGGCGTGGCTCCGCGAGAAGGGCGTCACCGCCATCCCGAAGGCCGCGAGTCGGGACCACCTCCGGGAGAACTGGCTGAGCCTCGCGGTCGAACTGGACGACGAAGATGTGGAGACCATCGACGCCATCGACGACGAAGAGCGCATCGTCGACCCCGACCGCGCGCCGTGGAACCAGTAG
- a CDS encoding ArsR family transcriptional regulator produces MRPALPEWMTPVDRDILELLENRGNRELVLNPRLIAENTDWKRATIREHVRTLYDHDLLEYYDESGSIYQLSERGRAFLAGELDASDLESDE; encoded by the coding sequence ATGCGTCCGGCGCTTCCCGAGTGGATGACTCCGGTCGACCGGGACATACTGGAGCTACTGGAGAACCGCGGTAATCGGGAGTTGGTGCTGAATCCGCGGCTCATCGCGGAGAACACCGACTGGAAGCGCGCTACGATTCGGGAACACGTCAGAACCCTCTACGACCACGACTTGCTCGAATACTACGACGAATCCGGTTCGATTTACCAACTCTCGGAGAGAGGTCGGGCGTTTCTCGCGGGCGAACTGGACGCCAGCGACCTCGAATCCGACGAATAA